GAAGAATACAGTAGGAATCAGTGTGTGAATCTCATGGAAAGTTGTAGAAGTCAAGGCATAAGTCAGAATTCACCATGATGATCTTAGCGAGCTCCTCCTTAAGGATACAGTTTCTCAACTGCACCTCCCACAGTTTTCTCCTGCTGCTTCTCATCTTTTCCATCATATCATCCATATCCTCTCCATCCATATATCATCCTAAATCTGCTGTTGGGTATGGCTTGTAGGAAATTAGGCAAGTCGAGgagcctctctttttctcttgtttcctgaAGGGCAGTCTTCTGTCCATTCTGCCACAGCTactctatttcttccttttcctggggTATCCCCTGCCGTGTCCTCCTCTTCTCAGTTCTCTCTGCAACATGTGCTACCAGCAGACATGTTCCCCTCAATCAGACCTGACGGCAGCCTGCCATGTGCAGGGCAGAAGGAGTTGGTGTTCAGATGCCAGTGATGACCGTGCCCAAGGCTGTGTTGCTCTGCAGCCTTAGTTAGGCTGGTTGTTTTGAGTAAAGGAACTAGCAGCAGAGGTTGGACAGGGCTTTACTCTTCTCTCCTCTAACCTGCCTAATGTCCCGaatcacaaaggaagaaaataactaATAATTGCCTCTGGTCTTCTCCCTCAGTTTTATTAAGAGTCTCTTAGGGCAAGAAGCCCGTCAGCATCCAGGACGGATTTGTCGCATCCCATCATCATCTACTTAAGTCCCATCCATTGctccaaagaaaataattttcaaaccATTTACAAACTGTTCTCTGGGTCCAATGGGTAATTACATGTTCTCCACACACACTGACTTCCGCTAAAAAGCATTTACTGTTCCCCGACATACTGCATTCTTCTCCTCTCACACGCAAAAAAATTATATAGTTCAGGCCATTCTTCAAATCCTGgaagccctcctgcctcagccccttgaGTGGGGGAAACAAGCCACGTGCCTCCAATACCAACAAATAACGATAGCCTCTGAAGGTGGATGGAACTCATGAAATCACTTAGATACTTGTGTGAGGTGATTGACATCAAAACTACTTTTATGCTTCTCAAATTTCCTTGACATATTTACTGTAGTGTGCTTGACAGTGAGTTAATCTGTTGACACCTTAGTCTGAATCAAGACTGAAAAACTAATTAGGAGTTACTGCATTCTTCACTGTCACTAATTACTGGCAGAATATAAGGGCAGtctcactttttaaaagtctttttaaagtcaaaatatcaAGGGACTGAAATGAAGAGATGGTTCCCTGGTTAAGAGTGCTCACTGCTCCTGTGGATGACCCCatttcagtttctagcacccacctCACAAATACCTGTAGTTCCAGTTCTAGGgactctgactccctcttctgacctccatgacaTCCTCATACACTGGTCATACACCCGCACAAattaacacaccacacacacacacacaaacacacaagtcttTTTTAAATGTCAGTGACATGTAGCTAGACTGGACTTAAACTCATTTCAAAGCTCTTGCCTCAGCACagcctcctaagggctgggattacagatatcaGCCACCATGAGCAGCTTTTAACACAGTAAATGTCGTTGGATTTAACCTACATAAAACTTTGAGGTACTTAATAATGTACAAGCAAATTAAGAGATCCTGAAACCAAAACATTCAGAATCTCAGCATTCCTCCTGATCAGGACTCAGAGAGAGCGGATGTGACAAAGAGCACCAGTTACAGGAGGAAGAGGTCTCTGTAAGTCCCTGGTCTGAGCTTTTGCCTTCAAGGTGTTTGAGGTGGGGAAGGCACAGGTTGGGAAGTCCCTCATCGCCTCTGAATTCCTTTCTGTTGCTTACAACCCGAGTCAGCTGTCCTGTCCTACGATCTGGACACATGTTCTCACTCCAATGCAGGTCAGAATTCTGGAGAAAGGAACTCACAGTCACTGTGGTATCTCCTCACAAACCACCACCCTATAAACTCCACAGAGAGGAACAAAGTCTCAAACCCTCCAGGTTTTCCAGACACCAATGATGGGGACTGCAAAGCTGAGTTCCACCCTCTTGCTTCTCTCAGTACTCCAGACTCTAATCCAGACTGAGACCCAGAGTGGCGCTGGTGAGTGTGGGTAAGAAAGGAGGGCCTTGGCCAGGAGGAGCCAGGGTGCCCAGGCTGGGCAGCATCCCAAAAGCAGTTTGTCATCACCCATCCAGACCCTCCAAGCCCTTCTCCACAGGCATTCCGAGCCTTGTGCCCTGATGCTTTCCAGCCCGCGCACCTGCCCGGGGTACCGGGAGGAGGGTCGGGGTCTCACTGCGCACCGCCCTCAGGTTCACACTCCTTGAGATATTTGGTAACCACGACTGCGCCTCGAACACGTCTCCAAGATCTCCAAGTCTCCGCCGTTAGCTATGTGGACGACACGCAAATCCTGCGCTTCGACAGTGACGTGGTTACTAAAATGGAGGCGCTTGTGCCATGGGCGAAGCAGATGGGGCACGATTATTGGAAGCTGATGAAAAATAGTTTAGAGGGTTATGCACACACGGCCCGAGAAAACCTGCGATTTGCAATCCGGATCTATAACCAGAGCCACGACGGTGAGTGACCCACGTCCCCATGGACTCCCCCTAGTTGCCCCGCGTCCCAGGTCCTAGGTTCCAACTGAGGTTGCAGGGCGGGAGAGTCCTGGACCCGGAAGAGCAATGCACTGAGACCTGGTTTCCGGTTCATTTAAGTGGGAATTCTGTGGGTGGGCTGTGAGCCCTGTAGAGGGGGCTGACTTTGGGGGGCGGCTGCAGGCTCTCATACCTTCCAGTGTTTCATTGGTTGCGACGTGGGTCCAGACGGACACCTCCTCCGTGGGTACTATAGACATGCCTTTGATGGCCGTGATTACATCAGCCTGAACGAGGACCTGAGAACTTGGACTGTGGCTGACGGGACCGCTCAGATCACCCAGCGACAGTGGGAGGCACAACATTTAGCAGAATTCTGGAAGACCTTCTGTGAGACCCGATGCATTGTTACTCTACTCTTGCACCTGGAGCTAGGGAAGGAGATTTTGGATCGCTCAGGTAAGAGGGACTGAGAAACAATTCCTCCATCTGCACACATAGGGTGCCACCtccaaggaagaaggaaagtgggACAAGTTGAAAAACTGTAGTTCTCCTTGTATCCAGAGGGGGAGGAGTGCCCCTGGTTTCCCTGATCCAACAGCAGAAAATGACTATCCCAGGAGTAACCAAAGCAACCCCAGTCATTCTGCAGCTTGTAATGAACCATGgcctcccagagactgaactgtCCTGCCACACCCAGTGTCTTTGGAGGTCCGACTCAAGTGATGATGAGTTAATTCCTCATTCTTCCACCCAAGTCAGGACCAGAAATCCTCTTTTCATGGTGGGAAACTTAGGAA
The nucleotide sequence above comes from Microtus pennsylvanicus isolate mMicPen1 chromosome 7, mMicPen1.hap1, whole genome shotgun sequence. Encoded proteins:
- the LOC142853596 gene encoding patr class I histocompatibility antigen, CH28 alpha chain-like — translated: MGTAKLSSTLLLLSVLQTLIQTETQSGAGSHSLRYLVTTTAPRTRLQDLQVSAVSYVDDTQILRFDSDVVTKMEALVPWAKQMGHDYWKLMKNSLEGYAHTARENLRFAIRIYNQSHDGSHTFQCFIGCDVGPDGHLLRGYYRHAFDGRDYISLNEDLRTWTVADGTAQITQRQWEAQHLAEFWKTFCETRCIVTLLLHLELGKEILDRSDPPRAHITHHPRPEGDATLRCWALGFYPAEITLTWQRDGEDQTQDMELVETRPAGDGNFQKWAAVVVLSGEEHRYTCHVQHEGLPEPLTLRWEPSPWSPTGVIVGVVLLGVVITGAVAAIVMMRKKSTASHTVSQAGLELTK